The following proteins are encoded in a genomic region of Gemmatimonadota bacterium:
- a CDS encoding tyrosine-type recombinase/integrase has product MQQNISLQHALDNKADRSSVDVARLLEASIAPNTAKAYGDALRKLFEYLDGQPLTDTTLAGYLAYLYTRGLAPASVTVVVQAVRFWEKLDRRPSSVGPLTSRTLAGIRREGRNRGRGQVTGLTRETVKIMVQNAVATDTLAGLRDAALFRVMSDALLRIGEAVAIDCEHITTEFDGSGRLLLLQSKTDQEGKGASLFLTARTVETIQQLQQKAGYTEGPLFRRMLKGDRMSDARLTVDGARLAIKAAAELVGIKGVSGHSLRIGTAQELAQRGATLVELQNAGRWTDSQMPAHYTREQAAGKGAVARLLGID; this is encoded by the coding sequence ATGCAACAAAACATCTCCTTACAGCATGCCCTGGACAACAAGGCCGATCGATCATCCGTCGATGTCGCAAGGTTGCTGGAAGCCAGCATCGCGCCGAACACGGCGAAGGCGTACGGTGATGCATTGCGCAAGTTGTTCGAATACCTGGATGGGCAGCCGTTGACCGACACTACCCTGGCCGGCTATCTGGCGTACCTGTATACCCGGGGACTTGCACCGGCCTCTGTAACCGTAGTGGTGCAGGCCGTCCGTTTCTGGGAGAAGCTGGATCGACGGCCGTCGAGCGTGGGGCCGTTGACGAGCCGGACGCTGGCCGGAATCCGTCGCGAAGGTAGAAACCGGGGCCGCGGCCAGGTAACGGGATTGACCCGCGAGACGGTCAAGATCATGGTGCAGAACGCCGTCGCCACCGACACCCTGGCCGGACTGCGTGACGCTGCGCTGTTTCGTGTAATGAGCGATGCCCTGTTGAGGATCGGGGAAGCCGTCGCCATCGACTGCGAGCACATCACCACCGAGTTCGACGGAAGTGGGCGGCTCCTGTTGCTTCAAAGCAAGACCGACCAGGAGGGGAAGGGCGCCAGCCTCTTTCTGACCGCCCGGACCGTCGAAACCATCCAGCAGTTGCAGCAGAAAGCCGGTTACACGGAGGGGCCTCTCTTTCGCCGGATGCTGAAGGGCGACCGGATGAGCGATGCCCGGCTGACGGTGGACGGCGCCCGGCTGGCTATCAAGGCCGCCGCGGAGCTGGTCGGCATCAAGGGCGTGAGCGGGCACAGTCTTCGCATCGGAACTGCCCAGGAACTCGCGCAGCGCGGCGCGACCCTGGTGGAATTGCAGAACGCCGGACGCTGGACCGACAGCCAGATGCCCGCGCACTACACCCGCGAGCAGGCCGCGGGCAAGGGCGCCGTAGCCCGACTACTGGGGATTGACTGA